The following coding sequences lie in one Drosophila sulfurigaster albostrigata strain 15112-1811.04 chromosome 2R, ASM2355843v2, whole genome shotgun sequence genomic window:
- the LOC133837452 gene encoding mannose-1-phosphate guanyltransferase beta, whose protein sequence is MCGSPNTASGNGARALILVGGYGTRLRPLTLSTPKPLVEFANKPILLHQLEALVDAGCRQVILAVSYRAEQMEQELKVEAEKLGVELIFSHETEPLGTAGPLALAKPILSTSAEPFFVLNSDVICDFPFKQLIQFHRNHGKEGTIVVTKVEEPSKYGVVLYDELGCIKNFIEKPQEFVSNKINAGIYIFNPSVLERIEVKPTSIEKEVFPDMAAQQQLYAMDLTGFWMDIGQPKDFLTGMCLYLSSLRQKQSSKLYTGSGVVGNVLVDPTAKIGNGCRIGPNVTIGPDVVIEDGVCIKRSTILKGAIVRSHSWLDSCIVGWRSTVGRWVRIEGITVLGEDVIVKDELYVNGGQVLPHKSIAASVPEPQIIM, encoded by the exons ATGTGTGGCTCTCCGAACACAGCTTCTGGAAATGGAGCACGAGCTCTCATCTTGGTGGGTGGTTATGGAACACGTCTGCGACCTCTGACACTAAGCACCCCGAAGCCTCTGGTGGAGTTCGCCAACAAGCCCATACTACTACATCAACTGGAGGCGCTGGTGGACGCGGGTTGCCGTCAG GTTATACTGGCTGTTAGCTATAGAGCTGAGCAAATGGAGCAGGAACTGAAAGTGGAAGCAGAAAAATTGGGCGTCGAACTAATCTTCTCGCATGAAACTGAACCGCTGGGCACCGCCGGACCTTTGGCACTGGCCAAGCCCATTTTATCTACCAGTGCAGAACCATTCTTTGTGCTCAATTCGGATGTGATTTGTGACTTTCCGTTCAAGCAACTGATTCAGTTCCATCGCAATCATGGGAAGGAAGGCACAATAGTGGTGACCAAAGTGGAGGAGCCATCGAAATACGGTGTAGTGCTCTACGACGAGCTCGGCTGCattaagaattttattgaGAAGCCCCAGGAATTTGTTAGCAACAAAATCAATGCTGGCATTTACATATTCAATCCATCAGTGCTGGAACGTATTGAGGTCAAGCCCACGTCCATTGAGAAGGAGGTGTTCCCCGACATGGCGGCGCAGCAACAGCTCTACGCCATGGATCTGACGGGTTTCTGGATGGACATAGGACAACCCAAAGACTTTCTAACCG GCATGTGCCTTTATCTTAGCTCATTGCGCCAAAAGCAATCAAGCAAGTTGTATACGGGATCAGGCGTGGTAGGCAATGTGTTGGTGGATCCCACGGCCAAGATTGGCAATGGCTGTCGCATTGGACCGAATGTGACGATTGGACCAGATGTGGTCATCGAGGATGGCGTTTGCATTAAGCGCTCCACTATACTTAAGGGAGCCATTGTGCGCTCCCATTCGTGGCTGGACTCATGCATTGTGGGTTGGCGTTCGACCGTTGGACGCTGGGTGCGCATCGAGGGCATCACGGTGCTGGGCGAAGATGTGATTGTCAAGGACGAGCTCTATGTGAATGGGGGTCAGGTGTTGCCACATAAGAGCATAGCAGCCAGCGTGCCAGAGCCGCAGATTataatgtga
- the LOC133837450 gene encoding Bardet-Biedl syndrome 5 protein homolog isoform X1, with protein sequence MLKTLGKSDAQHQNLLWEDKQVKFDSPQHHTRLRSGEKLLDTIYHIEDSKGNPGDTGKLLVTNLRIIWHSLVHKKFNLSIGYARIGNTNTRLVHMHTKGRMPSQALYILALSNETRFEFLFTDVSGETARRDQPIFASVFDVHLLYQRTFLYRDLKLRGAIVQAGQLIILPDEQVYSQVQGVWNLSSDQGNLGCFVVTNVRLVWYADANETFNISLPYLQIDSVRIRESKYGPALVIQTAETGGGYVLGFRIDPVERLNELFKELCSLHTIYTEQPNFGINYDPQDARQRVAAAAEEAAQATQFKIDDYQEMDERQEREINTKLNNYLADGCLGVLASDSEPTREPIYCKELGFAMERIPEGYKLQDLWQVLPTKMATYDE encoded by the exons ATGCTGAAGACACTTGGCAAATCGGATGCACAGCATCAGAATCTGCTCTGGGAGGACAAACAGGTGAAGTTCGACAGCCCGCAACA CCACACGCGACTTCGCAGCGGCGAGAAGTTGTTGGACACTATTTACCATATCGAGGACAGTAAGGGAAATCCAGGTGACACCGGAAAGCTGCTGGTTACGAATCTACGAATCATTTGGCATTCGCTCGTTCACAAGAAGTTCAATCTGT CTATTGGTTATGCCAGGATTGGCAACACGAACACTCGCCTGGTGCACATGCACACCAAGGGACGCATGCCTAGCCAGGCTCTGTATATTCTGGCATTAAGCAATGAGACGCGGTTCGAGTTTCTATTCACCGATGTCTCTGGCGAGACGGCAAGGCGCGATCAGCCCATCTTCGCCAGCGTTTTCGATGTGCACCT ATTATATCAGCGCACATTTCTGTATCGAGATCTGAAGTTACGCGGAGCCATTGTGCAGGCGGGTCAGCTCATTATATTGCCGGATGAGCAGGTTTATAGCCAAGTGCAGGGCGTGTGGAACCTGTCCAGTGATCAGGGCAACCTCGGTTGCTTTGTGGTCACCAATGTGCGTCTTGTGTGGTATGCGGATGCCAACGAAACGTTCAACATAAGTCTGCCATATTTGCAGATTGATAGC GTGCGCATTCGCGAGTCCAAGTATGGTCCAGCCTTGGTCATTCAGACTGCAGAGACTGGAGGCGGTTATGTGTTGGGCTTTCGCATTGATCCCGTCGAGCGGCTGAACGAGCTCTTCAAGGAGCTCTGCTCGCTGCACACCATCTACACGGAGCAACCGAACTTTGGCATCAACTATGATCCACAAGATGCACGACAACgcgttgccgccgccgccgagGAGGCGGCTCAGGCGACACAGTTCAAGATTGACGATTACCAGGAAATGGATGAGCGTCAAGAGCGTGAAATCAACacgaaattaaacaattacCTAGCTGATGGCTGTCTGGGCGTCTTGGCCAGCGACAGCGAGCCAACTCGAGAGCCAATCTATTGCAAGGAACTTGGCTTTGCTATGGAGCGTATTCCCGAGGGCTACAAACTGCAGGATTTGTGGCAAGTCTTGCCAACCAAAATGGCCACATACGATGAGTAA
- the LOC133837450 gene encoding Bardet-Biedl syndrome 5 protein homolog isoform X2, producing the protein MHSIRICSGRTNSHTRLRSGEKLLDTIYHIEDSKGNPGDTGKLLVTNLRIIWHSLVHKKFNLSIGYARIGNTNTRLVHMHTKGRMPSQALYILALSNETRFEFLFTDVSGETARRDQPIFASVFDVHLLYQRTFLYRDLKLRGAIVQAGQLIILPDEQVYSQVQGVWNLSSDQGNLGCFVVTNVRLVWYADANETFNISLPYLQIDSVRIRESKYGPALVIQTAETGGGYVLGFRIDPVERLNELFKELCSLHTIYTEQPNFGINYDPQDARQRVAAAAEEAAQATQFKIDDYQEMDERQEREINTKLNNYLADGCLGVLASDSEPTREPIYCKELGFAMERIPEGYKLQDLWQVLPTKMATYDE; encoded by the exons ATGCACAGCATCAGAATCTGCTCTGGGAGGACAAACAG CCACACGCGACTTCGCAGCGGCGAGAAGTTGTTGGACACTATTTACCATATCGAGGACAGTAAGGGAAATCCAGGTGACACCGGAAAGCTGCTGGTTACGAATCTACGAATCATTTGGCATTCGCTCGTTCACAAGAAGTTCAATCTGT CTATTGGTTATGCCAGGATTGGCAACACGAACACTCGCCTGGTGCACATGCACACCAAGGGACGCATGCCTAGCCAGGCTCTGTATATTCTGGCATTAAGCAATGAGACGCGGTTCGAGTTTCTATTCACCGATGTCTCTGGCGAGACGGCAAGGCGCGATCAGCCCATCTTCGCCAGCGTTTTCGATGTGCACCT ATTATATCAGCGCACATTTCTGTATCGAGATCTGAAGTTACGCGGAGCCATTGTGCAGGCGGGTCAGCTCATTATATTGCCGGATGAGCAGGTTTATAGCCAAGTGCAGGGCGTGTGGAACCTGTCCAGTGATCAGGGCAACCTCGGTTGCTTTGTGGTCACCAATGTGCGTCTTGTGTGGTATGCGGATGCCAACGAAACGTTCAACATAAGTCTGCCATATTTGCAGATTGATAGC GTGCGCATTCGCGAGTCCAAGTATGGTCCAGCCTTGGTCATTCAGACTGCAGAGACTGGAGGCGGTTATGTGTTGGGCTTTCGCATTGATCCCGTCGAGCGGCTGAACGAGCTCTTCAAGGAGCTCTGCTCGCTGCACACCATCTACACGGAGCAACCGAACTTTGGCATCAACTATGATCCACAAGATGCACGACAACgcgttgccgccgccgccgagGAGGCGGCTCAGGCGACACAGTTCAAGATTGACGATTACCAGGAAATGGATGAGCGTCAAGAGCGTGAAATCAACacgaaattaaacaattacCTAGCTGATGGCTGTCTGGGCGTCTTGGCCAGCGACAGCGAGCCAACTCGAGAGCCAATCTATTGCAAGGAACTTGGCTTTGCTATGGAGCGTATTCCCGAGGGCTACAAACTGCAGGATTTGTGGCAAGTCTTGCCAACCAAAATGGCCACATACGATGAGTAA
- the LOC133837449 gene encoding probable serine/threonine-protein kinase DDB_G0278665 — protein sequence MLLAASAGQAAPYTSYESSATRKITSNNNNNNNNVSAGTSSSSPGHSSGTTTGGTTANAAGSMATAARPTTGSSSIASTAACAIMKTLSVRLHRGTEFIKDTVQKALVMSTTTPVMSTQQPQSQQSQNLKRKFTGHGGIMHSSSGMGSGLGSSRHYAVSQPYVVPTPAFLRHFTVAPSALHRSASARKRNPSTDSLLMDLCLFKPIRPMPITPIKINKARGFELKRPKCMPPITNMYSDTDEEEDEDGDDDGEQQLNEETVKTETEVAYKPKFSTLILPQHATASAFAPHEATKGSISIEAHAPVHTKDNINTHTSDSAKSAAPVLAAASASASASASTAGSSKSKPAVGTKRRRRAPLFTAKKRRKTAAAVKEKEPPITAVVAAVAAPKRKRRNADALTVESSTTISPMRRSPPMTRQRARQQISASRK from the exons ATGTTGCTGGCGGCATCAGCGGGGCAAGCAGCGCCCTACACGTCCTACGAATCCAGCGCGACACGAAAaatcaccagcaacaacaacaataataacaataatgtcAGCGCAGGCACGAGTTCATCATCACCAGGGCACAGCAGCGGCACAACAACAGGGGGAACTACAGCAAATGCAGCGGGATCGATGGCGACTGCAGCACGTCCAAcaactggcagcagcagcatagcGTCCACAGCGGCTTGTGCCATCATGAAAACGCTGTCTGTGCGCTTGCATCGCGGCACCGAGTTCATCAAGGACACTGTGCAAAAGGCGCTCGTTATGTCCACCACAACGCCAGTGATGTCTACTCAGCAGCCGCAGAGCCAGCAGAGTCAGAACCTTAAACGCAAATTTACTGGCCACGGTGGCATCATGCACTCTAGCTCTGGGATGGGCTCAGGTCTTGGAAGCAGTCGCCACTATGCAGTTAGCCAGCCATATGTTGTACCCACTCCTGCATTCCTGCGACACTTTACTGTGGCCCCCTCAGCGTTGCATCGCTCGGCGTCGGCACGCAAACGCAATCCCAGCACTGATAGCTTACTCATGGACCTGTGTCTCTTCAAGCCTATTCGCCCCATGCCCATAACGCCAATTAAAAT CAACAAAGCACGCGGCTTTGAACTGAAGCGACCCAAATGTATGCCGCCCATCACAAATATGTATAGCGATACCGACGAGGAAGAGGATGAAGAcggtgatgatgatggcgagCAGCAACTAAATGAAGAAACGGTCAAGACGGAGACGGAGGTTGCCTATAAACCAAAGTTCAG CACATTGATATTGCCACAACATGCCACCGCGTCGGCTTTTGCGCCGCACGAAGCCACCAAGGGGAGCATTAGCATTGAAGCACATGCTCCTGTCCACACCAAGGAcaacatcaacacacacacctcaGACTCAGCAAAAAGCGCTGCTCCTGTCCTTGcagctgcctctgcctcagcttctgcctctgcctcgACTGCTGGCTCATCAAAGTCAAAACCAGCAGTTGGCACAAAGCGTCGACGACGTGCGCCTCTGTTCACAGCCAAAAAACGCCGcaaaacagctgcagcagttaAGGAAAAAGAGCCACCAATTACAGCTGTcgtggctgctgttgcggctCCAAAGCGCAAGCGACGCAATGCAGATGCACTAACAGTCGAGAGCAGCACAACCATATCGCCAATGCGTCGCTCTCCACCCATGACACGACAGCGTGCACGTCAACAGATCTCCGCAAGCAGAAAATAA